The following proteins come from a genomic window of Rhodohalobacter sp. 614A:
- a CDS encoding ABC transporter ATP-binding protein codes for MSVISTTGLTKVYNSDQVPVHALRGVDLTIEKGEFTSIVGPSGSGKTTLLNIIGGLDEPTEGTALIQDTDLSTLSDRKLINFRLNHIGFVFQAYNLIPVLTALENVSFIMQMQGRPSKECREKSIELLKEVGLEDKINKRPSELSGGQQQRVAVARALASRPAFVLADEPTANLDSVSTAELLDMMLELNEREQMTFVFSTHDQRVIDRARRVVTLVDGKIDSDERR; via the coding sequence ATGTCAGTCATATCAACAACTGGATTAACGAAAGTTTATAACTCCGATCAGGTTCCTGTACATGCGCTTCGCGGAGTAGATCTGACGATAGAGAAAGGTGAATTTACCTCAATTGTGGGTCCGTCCGGTTCAGGTAAAACCACACTTCTCAACATTATTGGCGGATTGGATGAGCCAACTGAGGGTACAGCTTTAATTCAGGACACAGACTTAAGCACATTATCAGACCGAAAACTGATCAATTTCAGGCTGAATCATATTGGATTTGTGTTCCAGGCGTACAACCTGATCCCCGTACTAACCGCTCTCGAAAACGTCTCTTTTATTATGCAGATGCAGGGCCGTCCCTCCAAAGAATGCAGGGAAAAAAGCATTGAGTTGTTGAAAGAAGTTGGTCTGGAGGATAAAATCAACAAACGCCCGTCCGAACTTTCCGGCGGACAGCAGCAGCGTGTAGCGGTGGCCAGGGCTTTGGCTTCCAGGCCGGCATTTGTATTAGCAGACGAGCCAACGGCTAATCTCGATTCTGTTTCTACAGCCGAATTGCTTGATATGATGCTGGAGTTGAATGAAAGGGAACAGATGACCTTTGTGTTTTCTACGCACGATCAGCGGGTTATTGATCGTGCAAGGAGAGTTGTTACACTGGTGGATGGCAAAATCGATTCGGATGAACGAAGATGA
- a CDS encoding ABC transporter permease, whose amino-acid sequence MVVNIIKLGWKNVWRNPARSGVVIVAVLLGTWAGIFCAGFFNGLLEDYLQNQIELYIGHIQIEHPQFGDLYNPKYSIPDKDELIQSLQDEPFVERISAKSVATGLAQSPHSSFGVTIYGIDVGADTSVAIEQYITAGAMPDSTARNPILIGIKLAERLDLDLRSRMVLSFQDVTGDITGGAFRVTGIYDSFVDQIDEGSVFVLQEDLNRLLGNMDAIHNIRIDIEDLAMAETYAAQIREEFPDVEVKTWRDIAPDLRYTFDMMDLTLYIVMIIIIIGLVFSIINTMLMAVLERTRELGMLRAIGMNKARTFSMVMIETVFLTMVGAPVGLFISWLCITYFGNVGIDLSAFAQGLNQYGIGTVVYPSLSWPYYVNIMLMIAVAALFSALYPAWRTLKLKPVQAIRKFN is encoded by the coding sequence ATGGTCGTGAATATCATAAAACTCGGGTGGAAAAATGTCTGGAGAAATCCGGCGCGCAGCGGGGTCGTGATCGTTGCCGTACTGCTTGGTACCTGGGCGGGCATTTTTTGTGCGGGTTTTTTCAATGGCCTGCTGGAGGATTACCTGCAGAACCAGATCGAATTGTACATCGGGCATATTCAAATTGAGCATCCGCAGTTTGGAGATCTTTATAATCCGAAATATTCCATTCCCGATAAAGACGAACTGATTCAAAGTTTGCAGGACGAACCATTCGTTGAACGGATTTCCGCAAAAAGTGTGGCAACCGGTTTGGCCCAAAGTCCGCACAGCAGCTTTGGGGTAACCATTTATGGAATCGATGTCGGCGCAGATACATCAGTAGCAATTGAACAGTACATTACAGCCGGCGCCATGCCGGACAGCACGGCTCGGAACCCGATTCTCATCGGCATAAAATTGGCCGAAAGGCTCGATCTGGATTTGAGATCAAGAATGGTACTCAGTTTCCAGGATGTTACCGGAGACATCACGGGAGGAGCATTCCGTGTAACCGGCATTTATGATAGTTTTGTCGACCAGATTGATGAAGGAAGTGTTTTTGTACTGCAGGAGGATCTCAATCGCCTGCTTGGAAATATGGATGCCATTCACAACATCAGAATTGATATCGAAGATCTTGCAATGGCTGAAACATATGCCGCTCAGATCCGCGAGGAGTTTCCCGATGTTGAAGTAAAAACATGGAGAGACATCGCCCCCGATTTGAGATATACTTTTGATATGATGGATCTCACACTGTACATCGTCATGATCATCATCATCATCGGTTTAGTATTCAGCATAATTAACACAATGTTAATGGCCGTTTTAGAACGTACACGCGAACTTGGAATGCTGAGGGCCATTGGCATGAACAAAGCAAGAACATTCAGCATGGTGATGATTGAAACCGTATTTCTGACGATGGTCGGGGCTCCGGTTGGATTATTCATAAGCTGGCTTTGTATCACCTATTTCGGGAATGTGGGAATTGATCTCAGCGCGTTTGCACAGGGGTTAAACCAGTATGGAATCGGAACGGTGGTTTATCCTTCGTTATCGTGGCCGTACTATGTAAACATTATGCTGATGATAGCTGTAGCTGCGCTTTTTTCTGCGCTGTATCCGGCCTGGCGAACGTTGAAACTGAAACCAGTGCAGGCCATCAGGAAATTTAATTGA
- a CDS encoding ABC transporter permease, with translation MLYLNLAWRNIWRNKRRTIITMLSIIVAVFLASVMRSMQEGQYSDMIENTVGTFTGYIQVHADGYWDDKTLDNSFIAADSIYSKIKEEESVQNVVPRLESFALAAGQNQSRPAMIMGIDVEAEKYLSNPERRIQSGTYFESNDEQSVILGRELMERLDIQLGDSLVLIGQGFRGQSATGLYRIRGTIAFPNPELNRSLVVLPLNTAQYFLAADDRVTALSIILEDTDQVETTVNRLQTKFSDEFEVMAWQEMMPELVQTIQADRGSGLIMIAILYIVVGFGILGTVLMMITERTYEFGVMISVGTPRLAIAVMLAFEILLMALVGSGIGILISIPIAWYFNVNPIQFSGDIAEVYQSYGMEAVMQFSTDPVVFYTQAVTVFIITLIFSVIPLIKASRLNPVEAMRS, from the coding sequence ATGCTATACCTAAATCTGGCCTGGCGAAATATCTGGAGGAATAAACGGCGCACGATCATTACGATGCTCTCTATTATCGTGGCTGTGTTTCTTGCATCCGTGATGCGCTCGATGCAGGAAGGGCAATATTCAGATATGATCGAAAATACAGTGGGCACCTTCACCGGGTATATTCAGGTTCATGCCGATGGCTACTGGGATGACAAAACACTGGATAATTCGTTCATTGCTGCGGATTCCATCTATTCCAAAATCAAAGAAGAAGAATCCGTTCAAAATGTAGTTCCCCGGCTTGAATCATTTGCATTGGCTGCGGGTCAAAATCAGAGCCGTCCGGCAATGATTATGGGAATTGATGTGGAGGCAGAGAAATATTTAAGCAATCCCGAACGGCGCATACAATCCGGAACCTATTTTGAAAGCAATGACGAACAATCGGTCATTCTCGGCAGGGAATTAATGGAACGGCTCGACATTCAGCTCGGTGACAGCCTGGTGTTAATCGGCCAGGGATTCAGGGGACAAAGTGCTACCGGTTTGTATAGAATCAGAGGAACCATCGCTTTTCCAAATCCCGAACTCAACAGAAGCTTGGTGGTATTGCCCCTCAACACTGCACAATATTTTCTTGCAGCGGATGATCGTGTAACGGCTCTTTCCATCATCCTGGAAGATACCGATCAGGTAGAAACGACTGTGAATCGTTTGCAAACTAAGTTTTCGGACGAATTTGAAGTGATGGCATGGCAGGAAATGATGCCTGAATTGGTTCAAACAATTCAGGCCGATCGCGGAAGCGGGTTAATCATGATTGCCATCTTGTACATCGTGGTTGGCTTTGGAATTCTGGGAACGGTTTTGATGATGATTACCGAGCGCACATACGAGTTTGGCGTTATGATCTCCGTAGGAACTCCCCGCCTGGCTATTGCAGTGATGCTGGCCTTTGAAATTTTGTTAATGGCTTTGGTCGGTTCGGGGATTGGAATTCTGATTTCCATTCCAATCGCATGGTACTTCAATGTCAATCCAATTCAGTTTTCGGGAGATATCGCCGAAGTTTATCAATCCTATGGAATGGAAGCGGTCATGCAGTTTTCCACCGATCCGGTTGTGTTCTATACACAGGCTGTTACCGTGTTTATCATCACATTGATTTTTAGCGTAATACCATTGATTAAAGCCAGCAGGTTAAATCCCGTAGAAGCGATGAGGTCCTGA
- a CDS encoding outer membrane lipoprotein-sorting protein, which yields MYLIKKVAVAVSLFGLMTLSAYAQTAQEIVQEAYERMEGESSRAEITMQIIRPSWERSVSMKSWSLGEDYSMILITAPARDEGTAFLMRNNEIWNWLPDVNRTIKMPPSMMSQSWMGSDFSNNDLVRESSIVTDYTYEMLGDSTVNGYDCYKIEMIPKPDAPIVWARVVSYISKDDYLHLRAEYFDEDDYMLRVMTGSEVQEMGGRLIPTRMEMNPMDDEGHSTVIIYDDIEFEIDVSEQFFSIQNMKRVQ from the coding sequence ATGTACCTGATTAAAAAAGTAGCTGTCGCTGTTAGTTTATTTGGGTTGATGACACTCTCAGCCTATGCGCAAACAGCGCAGGAAATTGTGCAGGAAGCTTATGAGAGAATGGAAGGCGAAAGCTCCCGCGCGGAAATCACCATGCAAATTATTCGCCCGAGCTGGGAGCGAAGCGTGTCGATGAAAAGCTGGAGCCTGGGTGAGGATTACAGCATGATTCTGATTACCGCTCCTGCCCGAGATGAGGGTACGGCTTTCCTGATGCGAAACAACGAAATCTGGAACTGGCTGCCTGATGTTAACCGTACCATTAAAATGCCGCCGTCTATGATGAGTCAATCGTGGATGGGATCAGATTTTTCAAACAATGACCTTGTGCGGGAGTCCTCCATTGTAACCGATTATACCTATGAAATGTTGGGTGACAGCACGGTTAACGGGTACGATTGTTACAAAATTGAAATGATACCGAAACCCGACGCTCCAATTGTGTGGGCAAGGGTGGTCAGTTACATTTCTAAAGACGATTATCTTCATCTGCGGGCAGAATATTTTGATGAAGACGATTACATGTTGCGGGTTATGACAGGCTCGGAAGTACAAGAGATGGGCGGTCGTTTAATCCCCACAAGAATGGAAATGAACCCGATGGATGATGAAGGTCATAGTACAGTCATTATTTATGATGATATTGAATTTGAAATCGATGTGTCCGAGCAGTTTTTCAGCATCCAAAATATGAAGCGGGTTCAATAG
- a CDS encoding TetR/AcrR family transcriptional regulator — protein MSPRTPEQNEEIRQQTRNQIIDAAFKLFANEGYAKTSIAAVAKKAGISKGLIYHYFDSKQDILEAIFDQLIELGEAVTNFPKEFTPVDKIRQTLERTFEFIETESNTGRLMVSLALQPEAFSSLKAKLDKVQEQQLDLYKEIMWDLGYEQPKLEAYQLGAIMDGILLGCVTMGEHYPLKEMKQKILEEYVPD, from the coding sequence ATGAGTCCACGAACACCAGAGCAAAACGAAGAGATCCGCCAGCAAACCCGTAATCAAATTATAGACGCGGCCTTCAAACTGTTCGCCAATGAGGGATATGCAAAAACAAGTATCGCTGCCGTCGCCAAAAAAGCCGGCATATCCAAAGGCCTGATCTATCACTATTTTGATAGTAAACAAGACATTCTTGAGGCGATCTTCGATCAGTTGATAGAATTGGGTGAGGCGGTAACAAATTTTCCAAAAGAGTTTACGCCCGTCGATAAAATCCGCCAAACCCTGGAACGAACATTCGAATTTATCGAGACGGAAAGCAACACAGGAAGGCTGATGGTATCCCTGGCACTTCAACCGGAAGCATTTAGCAGTTTAAAAGCAAAGCTCGATAAAGTTCAGGAACAACAGTTGGATTTATACAAAGAGATCATGTGGGATTTGGGTTATGAGCAGCCAAAACTGGAAGCTTATCAACTTGGGGCCATCATGGACGGAATTCTGTTGGGGTGTGTGACGATGGGAGAGCATTATCCGTTAAAGGAGATGAAACAAAAAATACTGGAGGAATATGTACCTGATTAA
- a CDS encoding arginine deiminase family protein — MKINIPSETATLHGVIVHSPGHEVSLVNPSLKEELLFDDIIFESDARYEHLDMLKIFNAAMPSDGEVFEILDLAEECFQSEDVKAEFIELMIKELPFENIHTIEKDLLSLEPKSFVRFIAEGSLGERNFNLHPAPNLLFTRDLAAVVGNMIILSRAAKEARAREFLLMRTIVRHHPLFEAVKNNTITVGGHQTIEGGDVLVAAENIVLIGMSERTSFSGLMGVAEQLLHHGVEHVLAVDIPKQRSSMHLDTIFTFADETECVVFPPSIEEKENNVVDLFSDGNFVQCRQCKSLEGTLEELTGKEFNFIKCGGEKRIDQFREQWTDGANLFALAPGVVVGYGRNTKTFQALIDHGYQHMNQYEFVEEFENRDLNPENDGKIAISFEGHELCRGRGGARCMTLPISRSHLS, encoded by the coding sequence ATGAAAATTAATATTCCATCCGAAACAGCTACCCTCCACGGAGTCATTGTCCACTCGCCCGGTCATGAGGTGTCTTTGGTGAATCCAAGTTTGAAGGAGGAGCTTCTTTTTGACGACATCATTTTTGAAAGCGATGCCCGTTACGAGCATCTTGATATGCTCAAAATTTTCAATGCAGCCATGCCGTCTGACGGAGAAGTATTCGAAATTCTTGATTTGGCTGAAGAGTGTTTTCAATCGGAGGATGTAAAAGCCGAGTTCATTGAATTAATGATCAAAGAACTGCCATTCGAAAACATTCACACCATCGAAAAAGATTTACTCAGCCTGGAACCCAAATCTTTCGTCCGCTTCATTGCTGAAGGATCTCTTGGAGAACGGAATTTTAATTTACATCCCGCACCTAATCTTTTATTTACGCGCGATCTCGCCGCCGTTGTTGGGAATATGATCATTCTTTCAAGAGCAGCAAAAGAAGCCCGGGCACGTGAATTTTTGTTGATGAGGACAATTGTTCGCCACCACCCATTATTTGAAGCCGTAAAGAACAATACCATCACGGTTGGTGGGCATCAAACCATAGAAGGCGGTGATGTATTGGTAGCCGCTGAAAACATTGTATTGATCGGCATGAGCGAGCGAACTTCTTTTAGCGGATTGATGGGCGTTGCCGAGCAGCTTTTACATCACGGAGTGGAACATGTATTGGCTGTAGATATTCCCAAACAACGATCGTCCATGCATCTCGATACCATTTTTACTTTTGCGGATGAAACAGAATGCGTGGTTTTTCCCCCATCTATCGAAGAGAAAGAAAACAATGTTGTTGATCTCTTTTCAGACGGAAACTTTGTGCAGTGCCGCCAGTGTAAATCGCTTGAAGGAACCCTCGAAGAGTTGACCGGAAAAGAATTTAACTTTATTAAATGTGGCGGCGAAAAACGGATTGATCAGTTCCGTGAGCAATGGACCGACGGGGCCAATTTATTTGCGCTTGCTCCAGGGGTTGTCGTTGGATACGGCCGCAACACCAAAACCTTTCAGGCGTTGATAGATCACGGCTATCAGCATATGAATCAATATGAATTTGTTGAAGAATTTGAAAACAGGGATCTTAACCCTGAAAATGACGGAAAGATCGCAATCAGCTTTGAGGGACATGAACTTTGCAGAGGTCGTGGGGGTGCTCGTTGTATGACCCTTCCAATATCAAGAAGCCATCTGTCATGA
- a CDS encoding site-2 protease family protein: MPFPEVETQTQEFPTFKKKPKNKPDAWTILKHVALFIATFASVTFVGMFFWVGQTAGVESYWEMWPEGALFASLLLAFLATHEFGHYFAAVYHNVKVTLPYFIPIPIGIGTMGAVIKIEEQIQETKKLFDIGIAGPIAGFVVSLIVLLYGFATLPEPSFIENFAGHEAVISHVQETGTYPETAPEIENAPEGSTIMLGNTLLYSLLASFFNDVPPMYEMYHYPFLFAGWLGLFFTALNLTPIGQLDGGHILYSLIGFKKHRTVARICFGFIATLGGLEAIPFLFININGWYPGYGFLSVLLWAFILLFLFRKALFKDHVWIAPMWAVSLITSVGYLYFTNGFAQAGSLIWVFWSFFLVYFVKMEHPPVLFERPLTPWRKRLGWISMVVFVLCISPTPIYFVN; the protein is encoded by the coding sequence TTGCCATTCCCAGAAGTAGAAACCCAGACGCAGGAATTCCCGACATTTAAAAAGAAGCCCAAGAATAAGCCTGATGCGTGGACCATCCTCAAACACGTAGCACTGTTTATTGCTACGTTTGCAAGTGTAACATTCGTAGGAATGTTTTTTTGGGTAGGACAAACCGCCGGGGTTGAATCTTATTGGGAAATGTGGCCAGAGGGAGCGCTCTTTGCAAGCCTGTTACTTGCTTTCCTTGCTACGCATGAATTCGGGCACTATTTTGCAGCCGTTTATCACAATGTAAAGGTCACACTTCCCTATTTTATCCCTATCCCTATTGGAATTGGCACAATGGGGGCTGTTATTAAAATTGAAGAGCAAATCCAGGAGACCAAGAAGTTATTTGATATTGGTATCGCAGGGCCTATTGCGGGTTTTGTTGTTTCATTGATTGTTCTGCTATATGGGTTTGCAACACTTCCCGAACCAAGTTTTATTGAAAATTTTGCCGGGCATGAAGCAGTAATCAGCCATGTTCAGGAAACCGGAACCTATCCCGAAACAGCTCCTGAGATTGAAAATGCACCGGAAGGTTCAACCATCATGCTGGGAAATACACTGCTATATTCTCTGCTTGCCAGTTTTTTTAATGACGTTCCGCCCATGTATGAAATGTATCATTACCCATTTCTATTTGCGGGATGGCTGGGCTTGTTCTTTACGGCGCTAAACTTAACGCCAATAGGTCAGCTTGATGGTGGTCACATTTTGTATTCATTAATCGGATTCAAAAAACACCGGACGGTAGCACGAATCTGTTTTGGCTTCATCGCAACACTTGGCGGTTTAGAGGCCATTCCGTTTTTGTTTATAAACATTAATGGATGGTATCCCGGTTATGGATTTTTATCGGTGCTCTTGTGGGCATTCATCCTTTTATTCCTGTTTCGAAAAGCACTGTTCAAAGATCACGTATGGATTGCGCCGATGTGGGCCGTTTCTCTGATTACCAGTGTTGGGTACCTTTATTTTACCAACGGCTTCGCTCAGGCCGGATCACTGATATGGGTTTTTTGGAGCTTTTTCCTGGTTTATTTTGTTAAGATGGAACATCCACCCGTTCTGTTTGAACGCCCGTTGACTCCCTGGCGGAAACGCTTGGGCTGGATCAGCATGGTGGTATTTGTACTTTGTATCAGCCCAACCCCCATTTATTTTGTGAATTAA